The genomic interval TATAAGTTTATCTGGCAAAATAGGAAAGTCAAAGGATATACTTTCATGTTAATTATTACGCAAAACGTATTTAACAGTTAACATTTTTATAGTATAATTCTGTTATATTATTTATGAGAATAGCGGGACTTATTTCTGAACAGGCGATAGAGAATCCGGTAAAGGTCAATTATACATGGTATGAAAAAGCAAAGGGAATAATACAGTGGAATTTTGAAAACACAGGCAGTACCACAAGATCATTTATACTTTTAAGGGGAATTACAGAGAACAATAAAGTTTCTGAGATATATGCATTCGGTGACGCTTTCTATCCGCTTTATTATAAAAATTTCAATGTTGATTTCGTGACTGAACCGGAACCACTGGCTAACGTTTCGGCCAGAACCAATAATGCTCCCCTGGCAGTTATAGAAAATTCAGATTCCAGGTTGCTTGTGGCTTTTCTTTACACATTATCAGGTGGCAGCAAGTATTCTGTACTGGAAGGCGGCTGGACGGGAGTAGAACCGGGGGGAATTAAAATTGTACTTGCAAAATATTCAGGGACGAAAGATTTTAGCATAAAATATGAGAAAAAACAATGCACATTATATAATGAAGAATCCAGCACCGATTATGGATGCCCGGATGACCCGTTCACTGTTAAAAGCGCATTGATGAGGGTAAACAACCCCATAAAACCACTATTCAATGACACAATATCTGCAGCTGGCGATAACAATTGTGTGTAAATGCTTTAAAAAGCAATGAAAACAGAAAATGCTGAGGATTACAATAATGCACTTCAATGTATACTAGACCGGCATGACAATTAACCATGAATTAAATATAATAAATTATAATTAAGCCATTTTTTGCTTCATGTTTCTCTGGTGTTTTCCTGCATGTTCTGGACTTCTAGTTTTCCATCTTTGAGAAGATTTTAGAATCCTTATAGCTTCATCAGGTGATCTGGCTGTCTTTAAATTTTCAGCAAGTTCAGGAAAACCCATATAATTTAACCACATAGAAATATGCCCATTTATAATGTGGTAACTGGCTGCATCATAATCATAATTGCTAACACACTGTAATTCAGTTATAAGGCTTTCAATATCACAGGCAATCCCTAATATTTTATCATATGACTTAAATAAAAATGGTTCCATAATATATTATCCCTATGTTATATTTAAGTGTTCCTCTAACATGTTAGATACGTGCCCGCATTTATATATGAAAATGAAGCCTCATTGCCGGTTGCAATATTAAATTCACGACCAATCCTGCCCGATCGACTATGTTGAAAATGCTTCAAATGGCTATGCCACATAAATTAAACTTGCTATTCCCGGAGCCCCCATGATCAATGCTTTATTTGTGGTTCCTGGATAAATTTTCCACTTTTCCAGCAATATATGCACAATAATTATTAAATATTATATGGGTATATTATGGCATTATGATTTTGGTTACAAATGATGATGGTTTTAATGCTGCTGGCATAAAGCAGCTTTATAAAAACGCATCCATGGTGGATGATGCCGTAATGGTTGCACCGGATAGCATGAGAAGCGCTTCTGGAATGAGTATAACATTTACAAGGCCTATGAGAATACAATCACTGGAAACATATGGAATTAATGGATACTGTGTATCAGGCTATCCTGCTGACACAATCACGGTAGCACAGAATATTATATTAAAGGGCAAAAAGATAGATCTGGTAGCAAGCGGGATTAATATAGGCTCTAACATATCACTCAGATCAATATATGCCAGCGGAACTATATCTGCTGCAATTGCGGCTGCATTAAAGGGAATAAAGTCCATCGCATTTTCAATGGTTACTGACCAGATAAATGGTAATGAAGGGCCTGATTTTTCAAAGGCTGGAATGTATTCAAGATATATTATAGAAGAATTTAAAAAATCTGGATTTCCTGAAAACGCAGATATACTTAATATTAATTTTCCTGCACAGATTACAGATGAGACAGAAATCAAGGTTGTCCCCATGGCCGAAAATGTTTTCCATGATTATCTTGAGCATAATGTGGACCCCAATGGAAAGGATTACTACTGGCTGGGAAATACCGTAGAAAAAACGCAGGACAGGAATACAGATTACTACGTATTGATGGAGGAAAATAATATTTCCGTAACTCCTCTCTCTGTGTATGGGCACACTGTAAAAAATTATGAGCCTACAAGGAAATTTTTCGCTGGGATAACAAAAAAGATAATTGAAAATGAAGATAGCATGTTATAAATTTTAATAATAGAGCCTGATAGTTGAATTTCTGCCCATGATTGCTGTATAACAGGTCACCCTACGAAATGCAATATATTATATTATTCATGTTAATAGCCCAGGATGATTCAAATCCGGGAGCTTGAAAAAGAATATGGCAAACACCAGAGAGCCCTCGATCATATAACCCAGGATCTGGATAGTGGAATAGTATCAATCATTGGCAAAAATGGAGCAGGGAAAACAACTCTTTTGAGAATATTATCCACACAGCTGAAATCATCATCCGGTGATGCATTCATCGACGGGCTCAGTATTAATAAAGATATTAAAGAAATCAGAAATAAAATAGTAAGCATTCCACAGGAAGCGTCTCCTATAGGAATACTTACAGCATATGAGCAGGTTTTTTTATATCTTACAGGGAAGGGATTTTCTTTCCATTCAGCCAGGCAGGAATCCAGAATGGCCTTGAAGGTTGTTGGATTGGGAGATAAGATGGATGTCCCAACTGATATACTCTCCGGAGGCATGAAGAGAAAAATGTTTGTTGCTATGGCACTGGGATACAATGCTGAAACTGTATTTTTAGATGAACCCACAACCGGGCTTGACCCCTTATCCAGAATGGAAACATGGGGTGCAATAAAGGAGCTTACAGGAAATGTTGTTCTTACGACACATTATATGGAAGAGGCTACAGAGTTATCCAGGAAAATATACATGATGGACTCGGGAAAATTCATCGGGTCAGGAACTGCAGATGAACTCCTCTATGATTTAAGGGGTAAAGTCAGGATAGAATCTAAGGAGCAGATGCAGGGGTCCTATAGAATTGGAAATATATATGTAAAATATGTGGATAAATCGGATTTAGACAGATACGAAAATCTTTATTATTCGATTAAGCAGATATCAATAGAGGATTTATTTATAACAAGGGGGGTTGACCTTGAATCTTAGATTTATACTGTCAATGGCATGGTATTATGGAATCAAAACTATTTTCAGGGGCCCTTCCTATTTGATTGCTTCACTGGCAACACCTTTAACCTTGCTCTTTCTTGTATTTGTATTGAGCCATGGGGCCCTGGTTAAATTTGCTATTGTCGGAGGGTTGATTGCATTTGTTGGTTCTGTAGGCCTTTCCGGTGCTGGAGATTCAGCCTTTTTCAGGCTTCAATTGAGAATCCAGGATCTGTATGTTCCGAGCAAAGTTTCTCCATTTGATTATATGGCTGCCTTCACACTGAGCTATCTGGTTTTTTCTGTACCTGGAATAATACTGTATATTTATCTCGGGCTCTCTTACCATCTTTTCAACCTGTACGATTCTTCAATGATGTTGCTGGTTATGGTTTTATTGATAATATCTACCACATCTATATCCTTTATAATATCAGGTTCTATTAAACATTTAAGGAATATATGGGGCATAACCGGTATATTGACCATCATCACAAGCATATTGCCACCAACATTCTATCCATACAGTTATGTTCCAAAGTCATTTTTATACATTATAGCACTTTCGCCTACAACGCCAGCAGCAGTCATTGCCCAGGGTGCATTCGGGCTTTCAGTTCCTATGAATTCCATGTTTTACATAATGATAATTGAAACGGTAATCTATACTATACTTGCCAGAATACTTGTCAGATGGAGGGAAAACTAATAACCCGGATATTTATACATTTTTTGGATCAAAGCATTAAGAAATGCTTATATACTTTTCAGGCAATATGAAATTATATGTTAAACAGTGTGCATTCAGGGCTGCTTTATGATAACTTTGGCAGGCCAGTAAATAGTATGAGAATCCAGTTAAATGCCATATGCAATTTTCACTGTATATTCTGCCACATGGAAGGAACAGAAAGGAGCATGCAATATATGACTCCAGAACAGATTGAAAATGTTGTAGCTGTAGCAGCAAGCCACGGTGTAAATAAAATTAAATTTACAGGAGGCGAACCGCTTTTAAGGGAAGACATACTGGAAATTGTCAGGAGGACCAGAAAGCATATTACCGGAAATATTTCATTAACAACCAATGGAGTGGAACTTCCTAAACTGGCAAAGGGACTTAAAGAGGCCGGGCTGGATAGGGTAAATATATCTATGCATGCAATAGATGAGTACAATTTCCATTTTATAACAGACACAAAGAAAAACTTTCTTCCCATAGTAAAACAGGGAATACAGGCTGCCAGGGATGCGGGTCTTGGGCCTATAAAAATTAATTTTGTGCTTATGAAAAATATCAATGAGGATCAGGTTGATGGAATGATAAAATTCTGTGCTGAAAATGATTCTACCCTGCAGTTAATAGAATTCGAGGCTAACAGGGAAAAGGAGCATAGTGAGGAGTATCTTAAATATCACGTTCCACTTGAACCCATAGAAAGGAGAATACAGAAACAGGCTATGGATGTGGAGCACAATCCATTGCATAACAGGGAGAGATACACAGTTAAAACCGATTATGGAGAAGTAAAGATAGAATTTGTAAAACCCATGCGAAATAAAGATTTCTGCAAACATTGCACCAGATTGAGGCTCACGGCTGATGGCCAGTTCAAGACCTGCTTATTAAGGGAAAATGATTATTTCGACATAAAAGATATGCTCGGTGATGAAAGTGAAATTGATAGCATGTACAGGAAAGCTGTAGAGGCAAGGGTGCCATACTGGAGGTAATAGATGAAGATAGTAGTTCTTTATTTTGCCCATGTGAGAGATATAACCGGGTTGCCGCAGGAAGTTTTTGACCTTGAGACAGGCAACATGGATCTGTTAAGGGAAAAGATTTTCAGCAAATATCCACAGTTGAGAGCCATTAATAATTTGCTCATATCAGTAAATAATGAATATTATTCCGGGCTCCCGCTCAATGAAAATGACAGGGTTGCATTTTTCCCCCCTGTAAGCGGTGGGTAACCCTGATTTACAAAATTATTTAAAGTATTTTTCCTTCATATAATGTAGTAGCCCATCGCCCCTGGGATCAACACCAGCTTCTGAATCAGAATCAATTAATATTCCCTGGGCATGGCCCATCATATCGTTAAGGTCATCAACCGGTTCATAGTGGTTAAGCCTCAATGTACTTTCATAATAAACCTTTGAATCACCGTAAATAGATGCGGGGTATGCAAATCTAGGGTAAGCTATAGCATCCGGCATATTGCCTCCGAGGTCAATAATCCTTGAAAGTATCTGGACATTGACCTGTGGCTGGACATCACCTCCCATGGTTCCTAAAATTATATCCTTTTTTCCAGAGGCAAGGATGCTCATAAGTGTGTGGAATGTTTTTTTGCCAGGTTTCAGGCTATTTTTATTTTCACTGTCAAGGGAAAAATAACTGCCCCTGTTGTTCATATTTATGCCTGTTCCCTTAATGCTATGCCCTGACCCGAAGCCCATATAATTGCTCTGTATAGCACTAATCTCTATTTCACCATCGAAAATTGAATATGCAGTTGTATCGGAAAGATTGGATTTCTGATTTCCCGGTTGATCATTATCCGGTTTCATGTCATCTATGTTTTCCGGTAATTTCACGCCATCGTATACGTACTTCCTGCGAATATTGTACGCGTCATGCATGGTTTTTATCAAAGTATCGTAATATTCCTGGTGCTCCATGCCCGCAAGATCATAGGCATTCAGGTCTCTTAGCCATACAGATGCTGTCAATCCCTGGCTAACAGGTGGATTTGTATAAACATTATACCCCCTGTAATTCACCCTTACCGGTTCTGTGATAGAGGCTTTGTAATCTAAAAGGTCTTTTTTTGTGATAAGTCCGCCCTTTTCCTTCATATCGGCCTCTATTTTATCAGCAATGTTACCGTTATAAAATGAATCTAACCCTTCCGTTACCAATGTTTCAAGAGTATTGCCAAGGCTTTTCTGTACAAGCCATGAGTCAGTGCCCTTATAAATATTATTAAAATCTTCATCCCCTCCATCGAACCGGTTAATTGCTCTTACAAGTTTTCTGCTTGGTTCGAAGCCATCCTTTGCGAACTGTATTGCCCTCTTAAAATTTTCACCTATGCCCATCACGGATTTTTCCGCAGCAATTTTCCATGAAGCTACAAGTCCGGGAATTGAAAATGACGAGAGACTGCCTCTTTTTGGTATCTCCTGATAGCCATTTCTGGAATAAAAATCGATGCTCGCTGCGGATGCTGCATACCCGCTTGCATTGATGCAGTAATATCCATTATCCTTTATTGTGGCAAATAAATCCCCTCCAAGCCCGTTAAAATGGGGCTGGACGACAACGAGGGCAGATGATGAAGCAAGCATGGCGTCGTAGGCATTGCCTCCCCTTTCCAGTGCTTCCATTCCCGCCATTGTGCTCAACGGGTGGCTTGTGGCAACATTATATTTCATAGTGCAAATATTTATTCAAACTATATAAATAATTTCAATAAGGTTCCATACGTTAAAGTTAAAATTCAGAACTTTTTATCGCTATAAGTAAATATAAACACTTATATACTAAAATTTCACTTTAAGCTTATGAAATCAAAAAAATTGATGTCAGTAATAGTGGCAATTATAATAATTGCAGTGATAGCAGGCGGTAGCTACTACGCTTATCATTATGAAACCACCGGAACTATGAAAGTAAGTGCAGCTGATACGCCCACAAATCTTATTGGAGTTATGGATGTGAATGTTACATTCAGTGCAATTGCATTGCACTCCGATAAAGTATCCTCAAACTCAACAGGATGGACAAACTACTCACTGCATGATAAGACTGTAAATATAATGAATTTAAATGCAAGCAACGCGGCATTTCTGTCTAACCTGTCTGTACATGCTGGCTCGTATAATCTGATAAAGATATACATCAAAAATGTAACTATATATGTAAATACGTCTGTAACAAGTTTATTTGGAGCAAACGCAACAGTTAGCTTGCATCTGGCACATGATTTTGCTCTTGTGGTTCTTGTACATCCAGTGACAGTATCTGCACATTCAACTACAAGCATAGTAACAGATTTTAACCTCTCCAACAACATACATGTATCAAGCCATACATTTAGTATGAGCGCAACAGTAGATGTTGTTTCTTAATTTTTATAAATTTTTTATTTCATTGAAATACACAAAAACTTTATTTTAATTATTTACTTCTGAACAGATGAATCCTTTTGAAAAAGCGAATATTGGTGGAGCAGAAATTAAAAACAGATTTGTCATGGCACCCATGATTTCTAACCTTTGCAATCCAGATGGAACTACAAATGAAAATCATATTAGATACCTGGAGGAAAGGGCCCGTGGTGGCTTCGGGCTAATAATCACTGAATACGCTTATGTAGATGACTCCAATGGAAAAGGCTCGCCAAACGAAATGGGAATATTTTCCAGGTCACAGTTGCCAAAACTGTCAAGATTGACTGAAAGAATACATTCAGCAGGTTCAAAAATATTTGTCCAGCTTGTACATTCCGGAGGAAAGGCAAATCCCCATTATAACACCGGTAAAATATTCGCTCCTTCCAGCGTTGATTATATCGGAAGTATACCTGAAGAAATGACAAAAGATGATATCAAAAAAGTGGAGGAGAAGTTTGTAAACGCTGCTGAACTTGCATACCGGGCCGGATTTGATGGAATAGAACTCCATGGTGCGCACGGGTACCTTCTTCAGGAATTTATTTCACCGGCACTGAATAAAAGGACTGATGAATATGG from Ferroplasma acidiphilum carries:
- a CDS encoding DUF4382 domain-containing protein → MKSKKLMSVIVAIIIIAVIAGGSYYAYHYETTGTMKVSAADTPTNLIGVMDVNVTFSAIALHSDKVSSNSTGWTNYSLHDKTVNIMNLNASNAAFLSNLSVHAGSYNLIKIYIKNVTIYVNTSVTSLFGANATVSLHLAHDFALVVLVHPVTVSAHSTTSIVTDFNLSNNIHVSSHTFSMSATVDVVS
- a CDS encoding ABC transporter ATP-binding protein; this translates as MIQIRELEKEYGKHQRALDHITQDLDSGIVSIIGKNGAGKTTLLRILSTQLKSSSGDAFIDGLSINKDIKEIRNKIVSIPQEASPIGILTAYEQVFLYLTGKGFSFHSARQESRMALKVVGLGDKMDVPTDILSGGMKRKMFVAMALGYNAETVFLDEPTTGLDPLSRMETWGAIKELTGNVVLTTHYMEEATELSRKIYMMDSGKFIGSGTADELLYDLRGKVRIESKEQMQGSYRIGNIYVKYVDKSDLDRYENLYYSIKQISIEDLFITRGVDLES
- a CDS encoding MoaD/ThiS family protein — translated: MKIVVLYFAHVRDITGLPQEVFDLETGNMDLLREKIFSKYPQLRAINNLLISVNNEYYSGLPLNENDRVAFFPPVSGG
- the moaA gene encoding GTP 3',8-cyclase MoaA, whose protein sequence is MLNSVHSGLLYDNFGRPVNSMRIQLNAICNFHCIFCHMEGTERSMQYMTPEQIENVVAVAASHGVNKIKFTGGEPLLREDILEIVRRTRKHITGNISLTTNGVELPKLAKGLKEAGLDRVNISMHAIDEYNFHFITDTKKNFLPIVKQGIQAARDAGLGPIKINFVLMKNINEDQVDGMIKFCAENDSTLQLIEFEANREKEHSEEYLKYHVPLEPIERRIQKQAMDVEHNPLHNRERYTVKTDYGEVKIEFVKPMRNKDFCKHCTRLRLTADGQFKTCLLRENDYFDIKDMLGDESEIDSMYRKAVEARVPYWR
- the surE gene encoding 5'/3'-nucleotidase SurE; the protein is MILVTNDDGFNAAGIKQLYKNASMVDDAVMVAPDSMRSASGMSITFTRPMRIQSLETYGINGYCVSGYPADTITVAQNIILKGKKIDLVASGINIGSNISLRSIYASGTISAAIAAALKGIKSIAFSMVTDQINGNEGPDFSKAGMYSRYIIEEFKKSGFPENADILNINFPAQITDETEIKVVPMAENVFHDYLEHNVDPNGKDYYWLGNTVEKTQDRNTDYYVLMEENNISVTPLSVYGHTVKNYEPTRKFFAGITKKIIENEDSML
- a CDS encoding gamma-glutamyltransferase family protein; the protein is MKYNVATSHPLSTMAGMEALERGGNAYDAMLASSSALVVVQPHFNGLGGDLFATIKDNGYYCINASGYAASAASIDFYSRNGYQEIPKRGSLSSFSIPGLVASWKIAAEKSVMGIGENFKRAIQFAKDGFEPSRKLVRAINRFDGGDEDFNNIYKGTDSWLVQKSLGNTLETLVTEGLDSFYNGNIADKIEADMKEKGGLITKKDLLDYKASITEPVRVNYRGYNVYTNPPVSQGLTASVWLRDLNAYDLAGMEHQEYYDTLIKTMHDAYNIRRKYVYDGVKLPENIDDMKPDNDQPGNQKSNLSDTTAYSIFDGEIEISAIQSNYMGFGSGHSIKGTGINMNNRGSYFSLDSENKNSLKPGKKTFHTLMSILASGKKDIILGTMGGDVQPQVNVQILSRIIDLGGNMPDAIAYPRFAYPASIYGDSKVYYESTLRLNHYEPVDDLNDMMGHAQGILIDSDSEAGVDPRGDGLLHYMKEKYFK
- a CDS encoding ABC transporter permease; protein product: MNLRFILSMAWYYGIKTIFRGPSYLIASLATPLTLLFLVFVLSHGALVKFAIVGGLIAFVGSVGLSGAGDSAFFRLQLRIQDLYVPSKVSPFDYMAAFTLSYLVFSVPGIILYIYLGLSYHLFNLYDSSMMLLVMVLLIISTTSISFIISGSIKHLRNIWGITGILTIITSILPPTFYPYSYVPKSFLYIIALSPTTPAAVIAQGAFGLSVPMNSMFYIMIIETVIYTILARILVRWREN